The DNA window GTCGCGATGTCGATCACCGCGCGCACCAAAGTGGCAAACTCTTCGCTGTTCTCGTCGACCTCGGGCGGGTATGAGCCGAGCCGGAACGGTTGCCCGTAGGTCTCGAGAAACCCGACCCAGTCTTTCAGCGAATAGGATTTGATCAGCGCCAGCCACAGCACGGTCCACAGCAGGCCGCCCGTGATCACGGAGCCCTTATGCCGCCGCTCCCACGTGATCAGCTTGCCCGCCGGTACCGATAGCCAGTTGCTGTTTTCGTCGCGATATTCCCACTCGCCCGTGCGCGATGCGTCGGGCCGCAACGCCCACTGCTCGATGCCGCGGCAACCCGTCACCACGAGTTCGTTGCCGACCATCTCCGCCGTCGGCTCGACGGCCGCGAATCCGCTGAGAATCGCGTCGGCCAGTTCGCTCAGCAGGTCATCCTCGAGGTTCGGGATGTTGTCAAAAAGTTTCTCAATCTCTTCGGCGTCGGCCTCGCCATTCGGATCGTGCTCGCTCGGTACGATTTGCCAGTCCATGCCGGCGATGCGCTCAAGGAGTTTGTCGAAGTTGGCGTGTACGCGGCCGTCGATGAGCCAGTAATGCTCGGCGGCGGCGATCAGCTTGCCGTACGCTTCCCACGCGCTCTCGCCTTTGCCGAGCGCCTCGGCCATCGTCGCGCCGAGATCCGCCGGCTCCATGTCGAACGCGTCGCTGATGCGGTCGCGCGATTGCACGGTGACGACCCGCCGGGCGGCGTGCCGCGGCGTCAACCCCTCCAGAGGCTTACCGCGCGAGTCGAATAGCTTCACCGCGCCCATAGCCCCGCCAATCTGCCGCCGCCGCGTTTACGAGGCCCTGGGGGCGTTTGCGCGGCCGCGTCGACTTCGTTTGTCTCTTTTGTCCGGCCGCGGAAAAACCCGCCAAGCGGCCGCGTCGCGACGGTCGTGTAGGCAATTTTGATCGCCGGCAGCAATGCTGCGCGGCTGGCCAAGGCCGCCGCCCAGAACGCGTCGGCGTGGCCCGTCTCGTCCGTCCGCCCGGCGTCAAAGCGGAAGTGCCCGCCGGTGCCCGGCATACGTTTGATGGAGTGAAACGAGGCGCGCACCATGCGGTCGGCCGGCAGCATGAACGCGCGGTCTTCGAGCGATCGCTTCAGGCGCACGGCCAGGTCCTCTTTCTCGGCAACCGTGAACGTAACCGGGATGATCTTTGCGCCGAACTTCCGCTGCAGGTTCTCGGCCAGCATCATGCCCAGGCCCGTCTCGTCGATCGCCATGCGGCCGACGCGGCGGGCGGTCTCGCCGCAAATAATCTCCTGCTCGGCGAAGGGCGTGTTTTTGAGCACCGTGATTTGCCGCGTGGCCAACCGCCCGTCGCCGGTTTTCTCGACAACCCAAATCACGGTCTGGTCGTGGCGCCGCCCGACGTCGACGCCGGCGAACGAATCGGCGGAGATATCCGCCAGCGGCGTGTCCGTCGTGGCCTGGTCGCTTTCGGCGTGATTGAGCAGTTCGTGGGGGATAAACGCCGTGCCCTCGTCGAGGAACACGCATTCGAATTCCTGCGAGAACATCTCGTCATCGGCCATCGCGTCGCGCAGCGCCTCGATGTCGGGCTGCAAGTGGATCCCGCGCGCCGCAACCTCGTAAATGTCGACGCGGTGCTTGCTATACCCGCTGCCGCGATCGCTCCACATTTCGTAGGCCGGCCCGCCCTTGCCGTAGGGCGTGAAAACGGCGCGGATTTTGTAGCCGCGGGTGATGACCGGCACGAGTGCCGCTTTGATCTCCCGCGCGTGGCGGTGGATGGCAAACTCGTCCAGAAACACGTTGCCCGACAGGCCGCGGGCCGTGTCGGCGTTCGCCGGCAGGCCGATGATTTTCGACCCGTTACGAAAGCGGATCGTGCGAATCGTCACCTTCGCGGCGATCGACTCGCAGTAAACCTCTTCTTCTTCGAAAGGCCGCCCGTCGAACTGTTCGATCGCGGCGTCGAAGGCCTCCACGTGCATCGCGCATTTTTCGATCAGCTCGTCCGATTGCCGCTGCCCACGCGACAGGTCGATCCACACCGTCCCCGGCGTCTCCGCGCACTCCGCAACCTGGTCGTAGGTTTCGGCAAACGAATAGCCGCTTTGGCGGCACTTGAGCGCCATCTTAAAACGGCTCTTGTCGCTTACCCAGTCGACTTGCCACGGATCCAGAATCGGCGGGTTCGCCGCGTCAAACTCCGGGCGGTACCAGTCCGACGGGCCGGGAATATAAAACGGGTCTCGGCGCGGCGCGAGGATCATGCCGCCTCCGTCTTTTGGCCGTAGATTTGGCGGATCTTCGAAACCGCCCGGCGCAGCGAGTCGGCGTCGTCGGGGCGGGCGCCCGCCAGCGCTTGTTCGGCGGCCAGGCGCTTCCGCTCTTCTTCGCTGCGCTGCTTCGCCAGTTCGCGCTCGAGCCGTTCTTGTTCGAAGCGGTGTTTCTCCAATTGCGCTTCGAGTTCCCGCTCGCGAATGGCCAGCCGATGCCGCTGGTTTTGCACGCGCATCAGCGCGGCTTTGGCGTGCAATAGTTGCGACGGGTCGACGCTGGACGCGGCCTGTTCGTTGGCCATAAACGCCCCGTCGAGGACGTTCAGGATCACCTGCTCCATCGCTTCGGCGCTGTTGGCCTTCGCCGCTTTGGCGACCTGTCGGGCGAGCCTCATGGAGAAGTTCGTGCGGCGCTCGGCCTCTTCCAATTCGCGCTTGACGACGGCGTTGTAATACCGGCTGAGCGTGCCGGTGCTGAGGCGGTATCGGCCCTCGCTTTCCTTGTAGAGCCAATCCATTATTTGCTCGTACGTGTACCGCGGCTTCGGGCTGCGCAGCATCGCGCGCACCTTGGCGCGAAACTTTTCAGGCAGGTTGTCGATCGAACTGTTCCGTCTCCGAGCCACTACATCACCCACACGTCCGGATCGGTCGTCTCGCCGGTCACGAGCTTGTATCCCCACGTTGTTATGTTGTGCTGGAAAACCTCACGGCCGGCTGGGCCCGCGCCCGCGATCGGTTTGGATTCGAGGTACCTTTTTTCGCGAAGGAAATTGATCTCGCGCACGAGTTCGTCGTCGGGCGGCAGGCACTGCACCGTGTGCAGGAAGCGCTTCAACGATGACTCCGGCAGCCAGCGAGGGTCTACATTGAAAAGCGCGCGCAGGATGTAACCGCGCAGGGTCCGGCGATCGTCTGGCGTGAGCATGTTGAGCATCATTGCCCTCCGGTTGATTGCGTGAGCAGCCGGTCGAGTTTTTCACTCACCGCGCCAATCAAATCGGTGTGGTTGCGCAGTTCGCGCAGGTCGATTTCTATTGCACCGATGTGCTGTGCCTGCAGCGCAGCGCGTTGGTCGACCTGGCTGATCGCCAGTTCCAATGTTTCCAAACCGCTCGCCAGCGTGTAGCGTTGATCGGCCTGATCGTTAACCAGGCGCGCCAACGCCTCGGCCGTTGTTTCCTGCGCCGTGGCCATACGATTCCCGATGCGTTCGCCGATCTTGACCACGCGATACGCGATGATCATGGCGGCCAAACCCAGCACGGCGGTGACGCCCAAATCGGCAAACGGCTCGAGCCACGCCCACGGCATCAGTCCGCTCCGCCGGGGTCGCCGTCATCGAACACGGGATCGGGCGTGTGGCCGCGGTCGGGTTCGTTTTCGGCGTCGGGATAAAAAACGGTGTCGTCATCGGCGAACGTGTCGTCGCCGGCGATCAGACCGACCAGCGTCGGCACGATTGCCTCAAAAGGCAGCGGCACGCCGGCCAGCTTGGCTGCGATGACCACGACGAGCGCGGCGGCAAACCACACGCGCTTGCGTCGGTACCACGGACGCCGGTGCGCCTGGCCGGGCTTCACGCCTTTTTCTCCGACAGAAACGCGGCCAAGCCGATCAGCAATTGGCCGAGGCCTTCGAGCAGGTCATCGACGCCGTGCTCCGGATCGGCGACGATTTCGCCGATGCCGGCGAGCGCGTCGGCGATGCCGACTAAGAGCGCCTTGAGCTTCGGGTCGTCCAGGCCGAAGCCGATCACCTTGATCAGCCCGGCAAGTTTCACGAGCAAGTCTTTCGCCTCTTCCGGCGTCAACCGGCCGTCGGCGAAAACACTGATCGCGGTCTGGATCATGTCGATAAGTTTTTGCAGCATGGTTCTTGCTCCGCTGGAAAATACGGCGGGGACGGCCCCCTGTGAGCCGCCCCCGCCTCCGTCCCGCAACAACTCAAACAGGAGGTCAGGAGTGTTTAGTGAAGCATGGTTTACGGAGGGCGTGTGTCGCCATTGTCGCCATTGTCGCCATTGTCGCCATTGGCGTCACTCTCTTTGCAGGCCTATGATTCTAAAGGGAAAGGGGGGCGCAAAATCGGGCGGGAATTGTAAATAATCGTGTTTTTATTGTGGTCGGCCCCGCTTTTTCCGCGACGCGGAACCGCGTTCAATCAATCGTGCGGCACCAGTAGTCGGCCTCGTCCGGCACGCATTCCAGCACGTCTTCGCGAGTGATCGACGCCTCGTAGCAGCCGGCCGCCGCTTGATACCGGTCGCCGGAACATTCGTACCAATCGGCCTTCCAGTCGTCGCAGCCCAGATCGCGGCCGCAGCTTTCGATCCCGTAGTGGTGGGCGGCGTGCTGCCCAAACGAGCAGGCGTAGTATTCGGCGATGATGGACCATTCCGCCTCAGCGTCCGGCGCTTCCCCGCACGCGTCGCGAACGGCGTCATGCTGGTACCAGTGGTTCTCGTACTCGCATTCTATCCACACCGCGCCGCAACTCGGCGGCGTCGTATCGTCGTCGCCGGCGGTATCGTCGTCGGCGGCGGTATCGTCGTCGTCGTTGTCATCGTTGTCGTCGTCGTCGTCATCGTTGCCGCTTGCCGCGTCGTCGTCGTCATCATCGCCCGCCGCGCCGCACGCGAACACGATCGCGAGAATCGCCAGTAGGGCGAAGAGGTATAGCGTCGCTTTCATTTTTTCACCCCTTCTTATAGGCCAAGCAACTGTCGTTTCTTGGCCTCGTAATCCTCGACGGTAATAAGGTCGTCGTCCAGCAGTTGCTTGATGTCGGCCAGCTCTTGTTTGGCCACGCCCGCTGGTGGGGTCTTGGCCGGCGCCGTGCGCGCGGCCAACTGCTTGCTGCGTTTGGATAGGTAGAGTGGAAAGCAGACGATCCACAAAAACAGGCACGACAACACCCAGGCCACCGCTCCGTTGTTGCCGGAATACGGCTTGTCGGTCACGGTAATCTTATTTGCTTTCGCGTCGAATCCAACCCAAATCGTCGTGCCGAAAACGATGACCGCAATTAAATAACCAATCATTGCACCCTCTCGTCAGTTTGCTTTGCTCCACCACCATACGACCTTTCCGACGATTGCGTCAACTATTTCCTCGTCGCTAAAAACAAACAGTTCCGACGAGGCGGCGTTGTCGGGCCGGCCGATCCATTCGCGGCGATCAGTCAGCACGAGGCGTTTGATCGTCACGCCGCCGTCGTGTCGCAGCGCTACGATTTTGTCGCGCAGTTTTTGCGGCAGGCGCTGGCGCATATCGATGGCGACGAGGCCGCCGTCCTGAATCGTCGGCGTCATCGAGTCGCCGCGCACGCGAACGCACACGGTCGACTCCGGATGCGGGCACCATTCCGAATTGTAAATCGACGGGACCCAGTCTTCCACTTCCGCCTCGCACACCTCGGCGGGCGTGCCCGCTGCCGCCTCGCCGCTGATCACCGGCAGCGGATAAAACGTGGTCGGGTCCAGCCGCTCGCCGCGCGTACGCGTAGGGGTGACGAGCTTTATTTCGGGCAACGCGACAGGCGTTTTTAATTCTTCCGGAGCCCGTAACATCATTTGGCGCTTGAACATCGGGCCGATTCCGCGCTGCAGCCATTCAATGCTGATCCCCCATAAGTACTCCAACGCCAAGAGTAAATGCCACGACGGCCGCGCACCACCGCGCTCCAACTTTGATATGTGTGCATGGCTGACGTCTAACTCTTCCGCCATTTTGGATTGAGAAAGTTCTAGCAATTCGCGCGCTTGCCTCAATCGGCTACCGTCTTGTAACT is part of the Candidatus Lernaella stagnicola genome and encodes:
- a CDS encoding SHOCT domain-containing protein, producing the protein MIGYLIAVIVFGTTIWVGFDAKANKITVTDKPYSGNNGAVAWVLSCLFLWIVCFPLYLSKRSKQLAARTAPAKTPPAGVAKQELADIKQLLDDDLITVEDYEAKKRQLLGL
- a CDS encoding DUF3486 family protein, whose amino-acid sequence is MARRRNSSIDNLPEKFRAKVRAMLRSPKPRYTYEQIMDWLYKESEGRYRLSTGTLSRYYNAVVKRELEEAERRTNFSMRLARQVAKAAKANSAEAMEQVILNVLDGAFMANEQAASSVDPSQLLHAKAALMRVQNQRHRLAIRERELEAQLEKHRFEQERLERELAKQRSEEERKRLAAEQALAGARPDDADSLRRAVSKIRQIYGQKTEAA
- a CDS encoding S24 family peptidase is translated as MFKRQMMLRAPEELKTPVALPEIKLVTPTRTRGERLDPTTFYPLPVISGEAAAGTPAEVCEAEVEDWVPSIYNSEWCPHPESTVCVRVRGDSMTPTIQDGGLVAIDMRQRLPQKLRDKIVALRHDGGVTIKRLVLTDRREWIGRPDNAASSELFVFSDEEIVDAIVGKVVWWWSKAN
- a CDS encoding terminase family protein, which translates into the protein MILAPRRDPFYIPGPSDWYRPEFDAANPPILDPWQVDWVSDKSRFKMALKCRQSGYSFAETYDQVAECAETPGTVWIDLSRGQRQSDELIEKCAMHVEAFDAAIEQFDGRPFEEEEVYCESIAAKVTIRTIRFRNGSKIIGLPANADTARGLSGNVFLDEFAIHRHAREIKAALVPVITRGYKIRAVFTPYGKGGPAYEMWSDRGSGYSKHRVDIYEVAARGIHLQPDIEALRDAMADDEMFSQEFECVFLDEGTAFIPHELLNHAESDQATTDTPLADISADSFAGVDVGRRHDQTVIWVVEKTGDGRLATRQITVLKNTPFAEQEIICGETARRVGRMAIDETGLGMMLAENLQRKFGAKIIPVTFTVAEKEDLAVRLKRSLEDRAFMLPADRMVRASFHSIKRMPGTGGHFRFDAGRTDETGHADAFWAAALASRAALLPAIKIAYTTVATRPLGGFFRGRTKETNEVDAAAQTPPGPRKRGGGRLAGLWAR